One Cloacibacillus sp. DNA window includes the following coding sequences:
- a CDS encoding cyclodeaminase/cyclohydrolase family protein, translating to MKITELSGINFVARLASCAPVPGGGGAAALVGAIGVALGNMVGSLTVGKQKYADVQQEILNLKARSDELQDKLLLLVEKDAEVFEPLSRAYGMPNETEEERTKKASVMAEALRKACGAPMEIMELCIEALEVIERFSQIGSKIAISDAGCAAVCCRAALSAASLNVFINTKAMADRAYAQQLNKHAVDMLISGTDRADAVFTAVMSQLK from the coding sequence ATGAAAATAACTGAATTGAGCGGTATCAACTTTGTCGCCCGGCTCGCCTCCTGTGCGCCGGTGCCGGGCGGAGGCGGCGCGGCCGCCTTGGTAGGCGCCATCGGAGTAGCGCTGGGAAACATGGTGGGCAGCCTCACCGTAGGCAAACAGAAATACGCCGATGTACAGCAGGAAATATTAAACCTGAAGGCCAGGTCGGACGAACTGCAGGATAAGCTGCTTCTGTTGGTGGAAAAAGACGCCGAAGTATTTGAACCCCTCTCTCGGGCCTATGGAATGCCGAATGAGACGGAAGAAGAGCGAACAAAGAAGGCCAGCGTCATGGCAGAAGCGCTGCGCAAAGCCTGCGGCGCGCCTATGGAGATAATGGAGCTTTGCATAGAGGCTCTTGAAGTGATAGAACGTTTCTCCCAAATCGGCTCAAAAATCGCAATAAGCGACGCAGGATGCGCCGCCGTCTGCTGCCGCGCGGCCCTAAGCGCCGCGAGTTTGAACGTATTCATAAACACGAAAGCTATGGCCGATCGCGCCTATGCCCAGCAGCTCAACAAGCATGCGGTGGATATGCTCATCTCCGGCACGGACAGGGCTGACGCGGTTTTCACGGCGGTCATGTCACAGCTTAAATAG